In Rahnella sikkimica, the following are encoded in one genomic region:
- a CDS encoding bleomycin resistance protein produces the protein MTDHATPNLPSRDFAETQRFYSSFGFTTGYIDDSWLIMSRGSITLEFFLHVDLDPLTSWFSCCLRVDDADAIFDEFIAAGIGQDRTTRPCVHLPEMQPWGLKMGALIDIDGTLLRVIEN, from the coding sequence ATGACTGATCACGCTACACCCAATCTTCCCTCCCGTGATTTCGCAGAGACTCAACGCTTTTACAGCAGTTTTGGTTTTACTACCGGCTATATCGACGACAGCTGGCTCATCATGAGCCGCGGCAGCATCACGCTGGAGTTTTTCCTGCACGTTGATCTCGACCCGCTCACCAGCTGGTTCAGCTGCTGCCTGCGCGTGGATGATGCGGATGCCATTTTTGATGAGTTTATAGCCGCCGGAATAGGGCAGGACAGAACAACGCGCCCATGCGTCCATCTGCCAGAAATGCAGCCATGGGGATTAAAAATGGGTGCGCTGATTGATATCGACGGAACGTTGTTACGGGTGATTGAGAATTAG
- the ybjM gene encoding inner membrane protein YbjM — protein sequence MAFLRKLIAPLFCCIMFIIIFISLKNSWIAVRDITPGPEYGLLLFLLPGLLTGLFYRDSAIVSSFLGALISVPVCTLLRMAFYPRVRPLVQEVAYATSAIFWCVLGAMLIQLLFTAYKQFKQHR from the coding sequence ATGGCATTTTTGCGAAAGTTAATAGCTCCGCTATTTTGTTGCATTATGTTTATCATAATTTTTATTTCGTTAAAAAATAGCTGGATAGCGGTTAGGGATATAACACCGGGTCCGGAATACGGGCTGCTGTTATTTTTATTGCCGGGTCTGCTGACCGGGCTTTTTTATCGCGATTCAGCGATAGTTTCCTCTTTTCTTGGCGCGCTGATTTCAGTACCTGTCTGCACATTGCTGCGCATGGCATTTTACCCGCGTGTGCGCCCGCTGGTGCAGGAAGTGGCTTACGCAACCAGTGCAATATTCTGGTGTGTGCTGGGCGCGATGCTGATACAGCTGCTTTTTACTGCCTATAAACAGTTTAAACAGCACCGCTAA
- a CDS encoding class I SAM-dependent methyltransferase, whose amino-acid sequence MTQNIYDDPAFFEGYAQLGRSQFGLEGAPEWPSLKAMLPDLQGVHIVDLGCGYGWFCRAAHDAGAAEVLGLDVSEKMLEKARSMTCDSAIHYAHQDLESLTLPEASFDLAYSSLTLHYIEALPALLRTVFHALKPGGNFVFSAEHPIYTAPSSPSWLIKESGQKTWPVEGYQHEGKRITNWFAEGVVKQHRTLGTYIRLLIDAGFVIRELNEWGPSAEQISAQPALAEEAERPMLFLMSVQKPR is encoded by the coding sequence ATGACGCAAAATATTTACGATGATCCGGCCTTTTTTGAAGGCTACGCGCAACTCGGACGTTCGCAGTTCGGGCTGGAAGGTGCGCCGGAATGGCCTTCACTCAAAGCGATGTTGCCTGATCTGCAAGGCGTGCACATCGTCGATCTGGGTTGTGGCTACGGCTGGTTTTGCCGTGCTGCGCACGATGCCGGTGCTGCGGAGGTTTTGGGGCTCGATGTTTCAGAGAAAATGCTCGAAAAAGCACGTTCTATGACCTGCGACAGCGCCATCCATTATGCGCATCAGGATCTTGAAAGCCTGACGCTGCCGGAAGCTTCTTTCGATCTGGCTTACAGCTCACTCACACTTCATTACATCGAAGCCCTGCCCGCGCTGCTGCGAACGGTATTTCACGCGCTCAAACCCGGCGGCAATTTTGTGTTCTCGGCTGAGCACCCGATCTATACCGCGCCTTCCAGCCCGTCCTGGTTGATCAAAGAAAGCGGACAAAAAACCTGGCCGGTCGAGGGTTATCAGCATGAAGGTAAACGCATCACAAACTGGTTTGCCGAAGGCGTGGTCAAGCAGCACCGCACGCTGGGGACGTACATTCGTCTGCTCATTGATGCGGGTTTTGTTATCCGTGAGCTTAATGAGTGGGGGCCGTCGGCGGAACAAATCTCTGCGCAACCGGCGCTGGCCGAAGAGGCTGAACGTCCGATGCTGTTCCTGATGTCTGTGCAAAAACCTCGCTAA
- the ybjG gene encoding undecaprenyl-diphosphate phosphatase, with amino-acid sequence MEQLNHLVFLWINATPDSPHALISLATFLANDLIIIVPLLIVGLWLWGQRDQIGQQRELVSKTTIALLFAMTTAKTLSMLFPHARPFVEGFGYNFLHHAPDESFPSDHGTAIFTFALSFLFWHRIWSGALLMVTAIAIAWSRIYLGIHWPLDMLGGLLVGMLGCLFAQLLWNLFGEQINAMMCKVYRFGFAFPIKKGWVQN; translated from the coding sequence ATGGAGCAACTGAATCATCTGGTGTTTTTATGGATCAATGCGACGCCCGATTCGCCGCACGCGCTGATCAGTCTGGCGACTTTTCTGGCCAATGACCTGATTATCATCGTCCCGCTTCTGATTGTCGGCCTCTGGCTTTGGGGGCAGCGCGACCAGATCGGCCAGCAGCGTGAACTGGTCAGTAAAACCACCATTGCGCTGCTCTTTGCGATGACGACGGCCAAAACGCTCTCGATGCTGTTCCCTCACGCACGCCCTTTCGTTGAAGGTTTTGGTTATAACTTCCTGCATCATGCGCCGGATGAGTCATTCCCCAGCGACCACGGCACAGCGATTTTCACTTTCGCGCTTTCATTCCTGTTCTGGCACCGTATCTGGTCGGGCGCGCTGCTGATGGTGACGGCCATCGCCATCGCGTGGTCACGTATTTATCTGGGCATTCACTGGCCGCTGGATATGCTGGGCGGATTACTGGTCGGCATGCTCGGTTGCCTTTTCGCGCAACTGTTGTGGAACCTCTTCGGTGAGCAGATTAACGCGATGATGTGCAAAGTGTACCGCTTCGGATTCGCCTTCCCGATTAAGAAAGGCTGGGTGCAGAACTGA
- a CDS encoding GrxA family glutaredoxin, with product MFAVIFGRPGCPYCVRAKELAEKLTEERDDFNFRYIDIHAEGISKADLEKTVGKPVETVPQIFLDQKHIGGFTDFEAYAKEHLALFSN from the coding sequence ATGTTTGCAGTAATTTTCGGGCGTCCTGGCTGTCCTTATTGTGTACGTGCAAAAGAGTTGGCTGAAAAACTGACTGAAGAACGTGATGATTTCAACTTCCGCTACATCGATATCCACGCGGAAGGCATCTCTAAAGCTGACCTGGAAAAAACCGTGGGTAAGCCGGTTGAAACCGTTCCGCAGATCTTCCTTGATCAGAAACACATTGGCGGCTTCACTGATTTTGAAGCCTATGCCAAAGAACATCTGGCTCTGTTCAGCAACTAA
- a CDS encoding aspartate:alanine antiporter, whose translation MNINVASLLNGNYILLLFVVLALGLCLGKIRLGSVQLGNSIGVLVVSLLLGQQHFSINTEALNLGFMLFIFCVGVEAGPNFFSIFFRDGKNYLMLALVMVGSAMLLALGLGKFFGWDIGLTAGMLAGSMTSTPVLVGAGDTLRNTLAGSNTLSPALDNLSLGYALTYLIGLVSLIFGARYLPKLQHQDLPTSAQQIARERGLDTDSKRKVYLPVIRAYRVGQELVAWADGKNLRELGIYRQTGCYIERIRRNGILATPDGDAVLQVGDEISLVGYPDAHSRLDPSFRNGKEVFDRDLLDMRIVTEEVVVKNNHAVGKRLSQLNLTDQGCFLNRVIRSQIEMPIDDSIVLNKGDVLQVSGDARRVKSVAERIGFISVHSQLTDLLAFCAFFIVGLMIGLITFQFKSFSFGIGNAAGLLFAGIMLGFLRANHPTFGYIPQGALNMVKEFGLMVFMAGVGLSAGAGINNGLGAVGGQMLLSGLIVSLVPVVICFIFGAYVLRMNRALLFGAIMGARTCAPAMEIISDTARSNIPALGYAGTYAIANVLLTLAGTLIVIIWPGA comes from the coding sequence GTGAACATAAACGTCGCTAGTTTGTTAAACGGGAATTACATCCTGTTATTATTTGTGGTTTTGGCACTGGGCTTGTGCCTGGGGAAAATTCGCCTGGGTTCCGTTCAGCTCGGAAATTCTATTGGCGTATTAGTGGTTTCGCTGCTTTTAGGCCAGCAACATTTCAGCATTAACACCGAAGCACTCAACCTCGGGTTCATGCTGTTTATTTTTTGTGTGGGTGTCGAAGCCGGTCCTAACTTTTTTTCAATTTTCTTCCGGGATGGCAAAAATTATCTGATGCTGGCGCTGGTCATGGTCGGCAGCGCGATGCTTCTTGCGCTCGGACTGGGCAAGTTTTTCGGCTGGGACATCGGTCTCACCGCCGGTATGCTCGCCGGATCCATGACATCCACACCGGTTCTGGTGGGCGCGGGCGATACCCTGCGCAATACCCTCGCGGGCAGTAATACGCTCAGCCCCGCACTGGATAACCTGAGCCTCGGCTACGCGCTGACGTACCTGATCGGGCTGGTCAGCCTGATCTTCGGCGCACGCTATTTGCCGAAACTCCAACATCAGGATCTCCCGACCAGTGCGCAGCAGATTGCCCGTGAACGTGGTCTGGATACGGACAGCAAGCGCAAAGTCTATCTTCCGGTGATCCGCGCCTATCGCGTCGGGCAGGAGCTGGTCGCCTGGGCGGATGGCAAAAACCTGCGTGAACTGGGCATTTACCGCCAGACAGGTTGCTATATCGAACGTATCCGCCGCAATGGAATTCTGGCGACACCGGACGGTGATGCGGTATTGCAGGTCGGCGATGAAATCTCGCTGGTCGGTTATCCGGACGCGCATTCACGCCTTGATCCGAGTTTCCGTAACGGGAAAGAAGTTTTCGACCGTGACCTGCTCGATATGCGCATCGTGACGGAAGAAGTGGTGGTGAAAAACAATCACGCGGTCGGCAAACGGCTGAGCCAGCTCAATCTGACCGATCAGGGTTGCTTCCTTAACCGCGTGATCCGCAGCCAGATTGAAATGCCTATCGACGACAGCATCGTGCTCAACAAAGGCGATGTGTTGCAGGTCAGCGGCGACGCACGCCGCGTGAAAAGCGTGGCAGAGCGCATCGGCTTTATCTCCGTCCACAGCCAGCTCACCGATTTGCTCGCCTTCTGCGCCTTCTTCATCGTTGGCCTGATGATCGGACTGATCACCTTCCAGTTCAAGAGCTTCAGCTTCGGAATTGGTAACGCTGCGGGCCTGCTGTTCGCCGGTATCATGCTCGGCTTCCTGCGCGCCAACCACCCTACTTTCGGCTACATCCCGCAGGGTGCACTGAATATGGTGAAAGAGTTCGGCCTGATGGTCTTTATGGCAGGCGTCGGCCTGAGCGCCGGGGCGGGGATCAACAACGGCCTTGGCGCAGTCGGCGGACAAATGTTGCTGTCCGGCCTGATCGTGAGCCTGGTACCGGTGGTGATTTGCTTCATCTTTGGTGCCTACGTTCTGCGCATGAACCGGGCATTATTGTTCGGTGCCATCATGGGCGCACGCACCTGCGCACCGGCCATGGAAATCATCAGCGACACGGCCCGCAGCAACATTCCGGCACTGGGTTATGCAGGAACCTACGCAATTGCTAACGTATTACTGACACTCGCGGGGACGCTGATCGTCATCATCTGGCCTGGAGCCTGA
- a CDS encoding GNAT family N-acetyltransferase, with translation MDIRQATQADQHELQMLGRETYRHYFGDLWQNSDELEQFLADDFSNEEMQNTLESPDHRWLVLQEQGEAVGFAKVQFDQPLEGAEGHGAKLCKLYFKPQSRARGLGAILFDAVETAARENGQPCLWLTVLQSNLPAIGFYQRQGMHQVAGTAYVTATQTTPLWIMKKDIND, from the coding sequence ATGGACATTCGTCAGGCCACGCAGGCCGACCAGCACGAACTGCAAATGCTGGGCCGTGAGACCTATCGCCACTATTTTGGCGACCTGTGGCAAAATAGTGACGAGCTGGAACAGTTTCTGGCCGATGATTTCAGCAACGAAGAAATGCAGAACACGCTTGAGAGCCCGGATCACCGCTGGCTGGTGTTACAGGAACAGGGGGAAGCGGTCGGTTTTGCCAAAGTACAGTTCGATCAGCCTCTTGAGGGGGCAGAAGGGCATGGGGCGAAGTTGTGCAAACTGTATTTCAAACCCCAAAGTCGGGCGCGCGGGCTGGGCGCAATCCTGTTTGATGCCGTGGAAACCGCAGCCCGTGAAAACGGACAACCGTGCTTGTGGCTGACGGTTTTGCAAAGTAACCTCCCGGCTATCGGATTTTATCAGCGTCAGGGCATGCATCAGGTCGCCGGGACGGCCTATGTCACGGCAACGCAAACCACTCCATTGTGGATCATGAAAAAGGATATCAATGATTAA
- the ompC gene encoding porin OmpC, translating into MKLRVLSLVIPALMMAGTAGAAEIYNKDGNKLDLFGKVDGLHYFSNDDSTDGDQSYMRLGFRGETQINNELTGYGEWEYQAALNSAESADNNNFTRVGFAGLKFGQWGSLDYGRNYGVMYDVAAWTDVLPEFGGDTYGADNFMFQRANGVLTYRNKGFFGAVDGLDVAVQYQGKNGSATESNNGRDVLAQNGDGYGMSLTYDLGEGFSAAAAMMASDRTNEQNGRNNPAIIGNGDKATAYSGGLKYDANNIYLAAMYTQSYNANRFGKAGSTAYGYADKAQNFEAVAQYQFDFGLRPSVAYVQSHARNVPGYSNQNLTKYVDIGASYFFNKNMLTYVDYKINLMDDTRLTRDAGINTDDVVAVGLVYQF; encoded by the coding sequence ATGAAATTACGCGTACTTTCTCTGGTCATTCCCGCTCTGATGATGGCTGGCACCGCCGGCGCTGCTGAAATCTATAATAAAGACGGCAACAAACTCGACCTGTTCGGTAAAGTGGACGGTCTGCATTATTTCTCCAACGATGACAGCACTGATGGCGACCAGTCTTATATGCGTCTGGGCTTCCGTGGTGAAACGCAGATTAATAACGAACTGACCGGTTACGGTGAGTGGGAATATCAGGCAGCCCTGAACTCTGCGGAAAGCGCTGATAACAACAATTTCACCCGTGTCGGTTTTGCGGGTCTGAAATTTGGCCAGTGGGGTTCACTGGACTACGGCCGTAACTACGGCGTGATGTATGACGTCGCAGCCTGGACCGACGTTCTGCCTGAATTCGGCGGCGACACCTATGGCGCGGACAACTTCATGTTCCAGCGTGCCAACGGCGTGCTGACTTACCGTAACAAAGGCTTCTTCGGCGCAGTCGACGGTCTGGATGTTGCCGTTCAGTATCAGGGCAAAAACGGCAGCGCAACTGAATCCAACAATGGTCGCGATGTATTAGCGCAGAACGGCGACGGCTACGGCATGTCCCTGACTTATGACCTGGGCGAAGGCTTCAGCGCGGCTGCAGCAATGATGGCTTCTGACCGTACCAACGAGCAGAACGGTCGTAACAACCCGGCAATCATTGGTAACGGCGACAAAGCTACCGCGTACAGCGGCGGCCTGAAATATGACGCGAACAATATCTACCTGGCGGCGATGTACACCCAAAGCTACAACGCCAACCGCTTTGGTAAAGCAGGCAGCACCGCTTACGGTTATGCAGATAAAGCGCAAAACTTCGAAGCTGTGGCACAGTACCAGTTCGATTTCGGTCTGCGTCCGTCTGTTGCCTACGTGCAGTCTCACGCACGTAATGTCCCAGGTTACAGCAACCAGAACCTGACCAAATATGTTGATATCGGTGCGTCTTACTTCTTCAACAAAAACATGCTGACCTACGTGGATTACAAAATTAACCTGATGGATGACACCCGCCTGACCCGCGATGCTGGCATCAATACCGACGACGTTGTGGCCGTAGGCCTGGTTTATCAGTTCTGA
- a CDS encoding RHS repeat-associated core domain-containing protein translates to MTGFPAARQGDNTAIGGPIVQGSLGVMIGAPTGVACSVCPGGVLEGSPVNPSLGAKVLPGETDIALPASLPFVLSRAYSSYKTDTPAPVGMFGPGWAAAADIRLQIRTDELILNDNSGRSIHFHHLPPGHIAFSHRENLWLARGGADKQNEAHPLSKLWQALPEELRNSPHHYFVANDATGPWWILGCVQLPETAEDVLPRPLPSSHVLFGLCDRFGHHLNYHRDAEGEFAGQITGVTDSCGRRFRLELVMLPDFKPALNTGWGSDCGVRLSAVWLTKDLAFPDLPLKPLVRYDFTPRGELKTVCDRAGEVVREFDWHSENTGLMVAHRYAGRPASRYVYDADGKVISQVNPGGLSYQFEYSKNQTRVTDSLGRLRVYHFEGEKGLRRVVRLEQADGSAVESKFNNRGQLISQTDASGRITEFHINPASGTLGAILHPGGEKRSQFNYNKQGQLVCSTAPDGRRVSREYDALGRLTADTDALHQTRRYHYADDKSALPCATEDAAGGRQTLEWNAAGLLAAFTDCSGFKTTYRYNRDGQPVEILHEEGMKTRFAYDARGRRMSREDSAGGKTVWEYNAAGDVITVTRPDGSQSTQTYDERGNPTAQNEGGLTRQTEFDSAGRLMRLVNENGADTKFSYDVMDRLIQEVAFDGRVQSYQYNIAGQLIRSDDAGLMTHWHYDDEGQLIRQQRPETNDGPDDVLWQYDAAGRVTETAHRSETHLVSVRFQYDANDNLNGERQIIRNAHGDLLWQHTAVRGFDVRGFESAVRYDGLPEIRWQTYGPGHLLGVKLGDDVLLEITRDKLHRETTRRFSDGWQSENTYSLTGQLAAQHTPEVGHPNLKRHYHYNTAGQMMQMTNGLGDHHYAYTPAGRLNSVSSPDGFLATFTDAAGNRNCTHPDLNTPLTDTLPVWYHNRIQRDERYIYEHDKFGNLTEKRPYRAGWREAPRGAISHFTYDQAHRLTRLTMEEDGQIQTQARYIYDPLGRRVGKHVTQLHPQSGETETQNIWFGWDGNRLVLTENRDTQLHTIYHPNSFVPLLRAEHARMEDSHRSLAEKLEEENGSALPTELHLRLNEIEKDIRKNHLSDDNQQWLDAVGLKAENLAPWLDPMPQGEALKIHLYHCDHLGTPIALINHKTSKVEWSAVMDVWGNAVDIFNPYKLRQPIRMQGQHYDEESGLHYNRHRYYDPMQGRYITQDPIGLRGGWNLYAYALEPTSGIDPEGLSDLKFKSSGEAGLHAMDKINSKSVRENKEYGGFVCKKDNEYFYTKAITNNDHDGINFSGVSCPQGADKVGTYHTHGNYSDAEGNKTSKENDAYDSLHYSPRDITGASIDSVGRKEFVCYLATPDGSRWEYNTKKSGNGVSKIK, encoded by the coding sequence ATGACCGGATTCCCTGCCGCCCGTCAGGGCGATAATACCGCCATCGGCGGCCCGATTGTTCAGGGCTCGCTCGGCGTGATGATTGGCGCACCTACCGGTGTGGCGTGCTCGGTTTGCCCCGGCGGGGTGTTGGAAGGCAGCCCCGTTAACCCATCCCTCGGTGCCAAAGTCCTGCCGGGCGAGACCGATATCGCACTGCCCGCTTCTTTGCCTTTCGTCCTTTCGCGTGCTTACAGCAGCTATAAAACCGATACGCCCGCGCCGGTCGGGATGTTCGGCCCCGGCTGGGCGGCGGCGGCGGATATCCGCCTGCAAATCCGCACCGACGAACTTATCCTCAACGACAATTCGGGGCGGAGCATTCATTTTCATCATCTTCCGCCGGGGCATATCGCCTTCAGCCACAGAGAAAATCTCTGGCTGGCACGCGGCGGTGCGGATAAGCAAAACGAGGCGCATCCGCTCAGCAAGCTCTGGCAGGCGCTGCCGGAGGAACTCCGCAACAGTCCGCATCATTATTTTGTGGCCAATGACGCCACCGGGCCGTGGTGGATTTTAGGCTGCGTGCAGTTACCCGAAACTGCGGAAGACGTATTGCCGCGTCCGCTGCCGTCTTCACATGTGCTTTTTGGTTTGTGCGACCGCTTTGGTCATCATCTTAATTATCATCGCGACGCCGAAGGCGAATTCGCCGGGCAGATTACCGGCGTCACCGACAGCTGCGGGCGGCGCTTTCGCCTTGAATTAGTCATGCTGCCGGATTTCAAACCCGCGCTGAACACTGGCTGGGGTTCTGATTGTGGCGTGCGGCTTTCCGCCGTCTGGCTGACGAAAGATTTAGCGTTTCCTGATTTACCTTTAAAACCGCTGGTGCGCTACGACTTCACGCCACGCGGCGAACTGAAAACCGTCTGTGACCGCGCGGGCGAAGTGGTTCGGGAGTTTGACTGGCACAGCGAAAACACCGGCCTGATGGTTGCCCATCGCTACGCCGGACGTCCGGCATCCCGCTACGTGTACGACGCGGACGGCAAAGTCATTTCGCAAGTCAATCCCGGTGGTCTGAGTTATCAGTTTGAATACTCCAAAAACCAGACACGTGTTACCGACAGCCTGGGGCGCTTACGCGTTTATCACTTCGAGGGTGAAAAGGGATTACGCCGCGTGGTCAGACTTGAACAGGCCGACGGCAGCGCTGTAGAGAGTAAATTTAATAACCGCGGCCAGCTGATATCCCAGACCGACGCTTCCGGGCGCATCACCGAATTTCATATCAACCCGGCCAGTGGCACGCTGGGCGCGATCCTGCATCCGGGCGGCGAAAAGCGCAGCCAGTTCAACTACAACAAACAAGGGCAGCTGGTTTGCAGCACCGCGCCCGACGGACGCCGCGTGAGCAGGGAATATGATGCACTGGGCCGTCTGACCGCTGACACCGACGCGCTGCACCAGACCCGCCGCTACCACTATGCAGACGATAAAAGCGCTTTGCCGTGCGCCACCGAAGACGCGGCGGGCGGGCGTCAGACGCTGGAATGGAACGCAGCCGGTTTGCTGGCCGCTTTCACCGACTGCTCCGGTTTCAAAACGACTTACCGCTATAACCGCGACGGTCAGCCGGTCGAAATCCTGCACGAAGAAGGAATGAAAACCCGCTTTGCGTACGATGCGCGCGGGCGTCGGATGTCGCGTGAGGACAGTGCGGGCGGGAAAACGGTTTGGGAATATAACGCCGCCGGAGACGTCATCACCGTCACCCGACCGGACGGCAGCCAGAGCACGCAAACCTATGACGAGCGCGGTAATCCAACCGCACAAAACGAAGGCGGGCTGACCCGTCAGACTGAGTTCGACAGCGCCGGAAGGCTGATGCGGCTGGTTAACGAAAACGGCGCTGACACGAAATTCAGCTACGACGTCATGGACCGGCTGATTCAGGAGGTTGCCTTTGACGGGCGCGTGCAGAGTTATCAGTACAACATCGCCGGTCAGCTAATCCGCAGCGACGATGCCGGGCTGATGACGCACTGGCATTACGATGATGAAGGCCAGCTTATCCGCCAGCAGCGCCCCGAAACGAACGACGGTCCGGACGACGTGCTCTGGCAGTATGACGCCGCCGGGCGCGTCACCGAAACCGCCCACCGCAGCGAAACCCATCTGGTCAGCGTGCGCTTTCAGTACGACGCGAATGACAACCTTAACGGCGAACGGCAGATAATCCGCAACGCCCACGGAGACCTGCTCTGGCAGCACACCGCGGTGCGCGGCTTCGACGTGCGCGGCTTTGAATCCGCCGTCCGCTACGACGGCCTGCCGGAAATCCGCTGGCAAACTTACGGCCCCGGCCATCTTCTGGGCGTAAAACTCGGCGATGACGTGCTGCTGGAAATCACCCGCGACAAACTTCACCGCGAAACCACCCGCCGGTTCAGCGACGGCTGGCAGAGTGAAAATACCTATTCACTCACCGGACAACTCGCCGCGCAGCACACGCCGGAGGTCGGCCATCCCAACCTGAAACGCCATTATCACTACAACACCGCCGGTCAGATGATGCAGATGACCAACGGCCTCGGTGACCACCATTACGCCTATACCCCGGCCGGACGACTGAACAGCGTCAGCTCGCCCGACGGTTTTCTCGCCACCTTCACAGACGCCGCCGGCAACCGCAACTGCACACATCCCGACCTGAACACGCCGCTGACCGACACGCTGCCGGTCTGGTATCACAACCGCATCCAGCGCGACGAGCGGTACATTTATGAACACGACAAATTTGGCAACCTGACGGAAAAACGCCCGTACCGCGCCGGCTGGCGGGAAGCGCCGCGCGGGGCTATCAGCCATTTTACCTATGACCAGGCGCACCGGCTGACGCGGCTGACAATGGAAGAGGACGGCCAGATTCAGACGCAGGCGCGCTATATCTATGACCCGCTCGGGCGGCGCGTCGGCAAGCACGTGACGCAACTCCATCCGCAGTCCGGCGAAACAGAAACCCAAAACATCTGGTTCGGCTGGGACGGCAACCGGCTGGTGCTGACCGAAAACCGCGACACTCAGCTGCACACGATTTATCACCCCAACAGCTTCGTCCCGCTGCTGCGCGCCGAACACGCCCGCATGGAGGACAGCCACCGCTCGCTGGCAGAAAAACTCGAAGAGGAAAACGGCAGCGCGTTGCCGACTGAACTGCATCTGCGCCTGAATGAAATCGAAAAGGACATCCGTAAAAACCACCTCAGCGACGACAATCAGCAGTGGCTGGACGCCGTCGGCCTGAAAGCCGAAAACCTCGCGCCGTGGCTCGACCCGATGCCGCAGGGCGAGGCGCTGAAAATTCACCTCTATCACTGCGACCATCTCGGCACACCCATTGCGCTGATCAACCACAAAACCAGCAAAGTGGAATGGAGCGCAGTGATGGACGTCTGGGGCAACGCGGTGGATATTTTCAACCCGTACAAACTGCGCCAGCCCATCAGAATGCAGGGCCAGCATTACGACGAAGAATCGGGGTTGCATTACAACCGGCACCGTTATTATGACCCGATGCAGGGAAGATATATTACGCAGGATCCGATTGGGTTAAGAGGGGGGTGGAATTTATATGCTTATGCTTTGGAACCAACGTCAGGCATAGATCCTGAGGGGCTTTCAGATCTTAAATTTAAAAGTTCAGGCGAGGCAGGGCTGCATGCTATGGACAAAATAAACTCAAAATCAGTACGGGAGAATAAAGAATATGGAGGTTTTGTTTGTAAAAAAGATAATGAGTACTTTTACACTAAAGCTATTACAAACAACGATCATGATGGTATAAACTTCTCGGGCGTCTCTTGCCCCCAAGGGGCAGATAAGGTAGGAACGTACCATACTCACGGCAATTACTCTGATGCGGAAGGAAATAAAACTTCAAAAGAAAACGATGCATATGACAGTTTACATTACTCGCCAAGAGACATAACAGGTGCAAGCATAGACTCCGTGGGAAGAAAAGAATTTGTTTGTTACTTAGCAACGCCTGACGGAAGTCGATGGGAATATAATACTAAAAAATCTGGAAATGGAGTTTCAAAAATAAAATGA
- the nfsA gene encoding oxygen-insensitive NADPH nitroreductase, which produces MTPTIDLLRSHRSIRSFTGQPVSDEQREAIIAAAQSASTSSFLQCSSIIRVTDPALREKLVQYTGGQQYVASAAEFWVFCADFNRNLQINPEAQLGLAEQLLLGCVDTALMAQNAMIAAESLGLGGVFIGGIRNQVEDVVALLKLPKFVMPLFGFCIGTPAQDHQVKPRMPQSMLVHENNYQPLDKERLAQYDEELSAYYLQRDSNARHDTWSALIIRTLKKEQRPFMLDALHKQGWATR; this is translated from the coding sequence ATGACGCCGACTATTGATCTTCTGCGTTCACACCGTTCTATCCGTTCTTTTACCGGCCAGCCGGTATCCGACGAACAGCGTGAGGCGATCATTGCTGCCGCGCAATCTGCCTCGACTTCCAGCTTTTTGCAGTGTTCTTCGATTATTCGTGTGACCGATCCGGCGCTGCGTGAAAAATTAGTGCAGTACACCGGTGGCCAGCAATACGTGGCCAGTGCCGCTGAATTTTGGGTGTTTTGTGCCGATTTCAACCGCAATTTGCAGATTAACCCGGAAGCACAACTGGGGCTGGCGGAACAGTTACTGCTCGGCTGCGTGGATACCGCACTGATGGCGCAAAACGCCATGATCGCGGCTGAATCACTCGGGCTGGGCGGCGTGTTCATCGGTGGGATCCGTAATCAGGTAGAAGACGTTGTCGCGCTGCTGAAATTGCCGAAATTTGTGATGCCGTTGTTCGGTTTTTGTATCGGGACTCCGGCACAGGATCATCAGGTCAAGCCGCGTATGCCGCAGTCTATGCTGGTTCATGAAAACAACTATCAGCCGCTGGATAAAGAACGTCTGGCGCAATATGACGAAGAACTCAGCGCGTATTATCTGCAACGCGACAGCAATGCGCGTCACGATACCTGGAGCGCGCTGATTATCCGTACCCTGAAAAAGGAACAGCGTCCGTTTATGCTGGACGCATTACATAAGCAAGGTTGGGCAACACGCTAA